One Spinacia oleracea cultivar Varoflay chromosome 4, BTI_SOV_V1, whole genome shotgun sequence DNA segment encodes these proteins:
- the LOC130471919 gene encoding F-box protein SKIP23-like: MDNQSEFVVRDWSSLPSDILSEFLHCLNDTETDRCRLRGVCTTWRSSISPPPPPSPLKYPVKIMFPFPALFSLFSAKKENEIGMLRQSMFYLISSPDGSSSPSVWLTRVEEKPDLHNTYQLQNPITPIDEFAYPSPELKVKINFLDHKIYEVARSYCLHGCINQLLTKKTVMVMLPKSGATPDHFCLLALWNDKKLGLFKSETEKWVNLPIDCDHFSDIIAYQGIFYATNLEGKLISIDPITFNVKVIISSHSEAQQSNGLYTYLVESSGRLYLVNKVINHDIVNEIGLQIQLKVFTLSYSRSPNGEINHFWEPVTSLGNRLFFVSEYVTFSILAHEIGWGQGNCIFFTEEGFMGYGYYDYDGFEYNDDDFDLFSKDCGLYNLEDGSIITRDSLPSEFTKIFWPVPSWLVANNASHS; this comes from the coding sequence ATGGATAATCAATCAGAATTCGTCGTTCGAGACTGGAGTAGTCTCCCAAGTGATATACTTTCCGAATTCCTCCATTGCCTAAACGACACTGAAACTGATCGTTGCAGGCTTCGTGGCGTCTGCACCACTTGGCGTTCCTCTatttctcctcctcctcctccatccCCTCTAAAATATCCGGTCAAAATCATGTTCCCTTTCCCTGCATTATTTAGCCTCTTTTCtgccaaaaaagaaaatgagaTCGGGATGCTTCGCCAGAGTATGTTTTACCTCATTTCTTCACCAGATGGAAGTAGCAGTCCTAGTGTCTGGCTTACCCGAGTTGAAGAGAAACCAGACCTCCATAACACATACCAGCTTCAAAACCCAATCACTCCCATTGATGAATTTGCTTATCCATCGCCAGAACTCAAAGTCAAGATAAATTTCTTGGACCACAAAATCTATGAAGTTGCTAGATCATACTGCTTGCATGGTTGTATTAATCAACTACTGACCAAAAAGACTGTTATGGTTATGCTCCCGAAATCAGGAGCAACACCTGATCATTTCTGTCTTTTAGCTCTGTGGAATGATAAAAAGTTGGGATTGTTTAAATCTGAAACAGAGAAATGGGTTAACCTCCCTATAGACTGTGATCATTTCAGTGATATAATTGCTTATCAGGGCATATTTTATGCCACCAATTTGGAGGGTAAGCTAATATCAATCGATCCCATCACATTCAACGTGAAGGTGATCATTAGCTCTCATTCGGAGGCACAACAAAGTAATGGATTGTACACTTATTTGGTGGAATCAAGCGGAAGGTTATACCTAGTTAACAAAGTTATTAACCATGACATTGttaatgagataggtttacagATTCAGCTCAAGGTATTTACTCTGAGCTATTCACGCTCACCCAATGGAGAAATTAACCACTTTTGGGAGCCAGTCACGAGTTTGGGAAACCGATTGTTCTTCGTGAGTGAGTATGTTACATTCTCTATATTAGCTCATGAAATTGGTTGGGGTCAAGGGAATTGCATATTTTTCACTGAAGAAGGATTCATGGGATATGGATACTATGATTATGATGGGTTTGAATACAATGATGATGACTTTGATTTGTTTAGCAAAGATTGTGGACTTTATAACTTAGAAGATGGGAGTATTATCACCAGAGATAGCTTGCCTTCTGAGTTTACCAAGATTTTCTGGCCGGTTCCGAGTTGGTTGGTCGCCAACAATGCTTCACATTCATAG